From Catharus ustulatus isolate bCatUst1 chromosome 24, bCatUst1.pri.v2, whole genome shotgun sequence, the proteins below share one genomic window:
- the C24H1orf50 gene encoding uncharacterized protein C1orf50 homolog: MAEGGMEPGDDGPGPGPRPGPGPGAELALVEGSAGRAGRVGDPGDLVALAQQVQQADDFVRANACSKLTVIAEQIRLLQEQARKVLDEANRDADLHHVACNIVKKPGNVYYMYRRESGQRYFSILSPKEWGTTPHEFLGAYKLQHDMSWTPFEDIERRDAEITVLEKLLNRQAALPQSIEPNFQGLTKSHK; encoded by the exons ATGGCGGAGGGCGGTATGGAGCCTGGGGACGatggtcccggtcccggtcctCGTCctggtcccggtcccggtgccgaGCTGGCCCTGGTCGAGGGCAGCGCCGGCCGTGCCGGCCGCGTCGGGGATCCCGGGGACCTAGTGGCCCTGGCCCAGCAGGTGCAGCAG GCCGATGACTTTGTCCGAGCAAATGCCTGCAGCAAACTGACAGTGATCGCTGAGCAGATCcggctcctgcaggagcaggcacgGAAG GTCTTGGATGAAGCTAACAGGGATGCTGATCTGCACCATGTGGCCTGCAACATTGTGAAGAAGCCAGGAAATGTTTACTACATGTACAGGCGGGAGAGTGGGCAGCGTTACTTCTCCATCCTGTCTCCTAAG gAATGGGGTACCACTCCCCATGAATTTCTTGGTGCCTATAAGCTCCAGCATGACATGTCCTGGACTCCGTTTGAGGACATAGAGAGACGAGATGCTGAAATAACTgtcctggagaagctgctgaaccggcaggcagcactgccccagaGCATAGAGCCCAACTTCCAGGGCCTGACCAAGTCACACAAGTGA